In one window of Canis aureus isolate CA01 chromosome 25, VMU_Caureus_v.1.0, whole genome shotgun sequence DNA:
- the ZNF384 gene encoding zinc finger protein 384 isoform X2, whose product MEESHFNSNPYFWPSIPTVSGQIENTMFINKMKDQLLPEKGCGLAPPHYPTLLTVPASVSLPSGISMDTESKSDQLTPHSQASVTQNITVVPVPSTGLMTAGPGLVITSPSGSLVTTASSAQTFPISAPMIVSALPPGSQALQVVPDLSKKVASTLTEEGGGGGGGGGNVAPKPPRGRKKKRMLESGLPEMNDPYVLSPEDDDDHQKDGKTYRSEGNCGTGNGQSLGLMDSVPGSTTNLLCDPGCRMCSLTFYSKSEMQIHSKSHTETKPHKCPHCSKTFANSSYLAQHIRIHSGAKPYSCNFCEKSFRQLSHLQQHTRIHSKMHTETIKPHKCPHCSKTFANTSYLAQHLRIHSGAKPYNCSYCQKAFRQLSHLQQHTRIHTGDRPYKCAHPGCEKAFTQLSNLQSHRRQHNKDKPFKCHNCHRAYTDAASLEVHLSTHTVKHAKVYTCTICSRAYTSETYLMKHMRKHNPPDLQQQVQAAAAAAAVAQAQAQAQAQAQAQAQAQAQAQAQAQAQAQAQAQASQASQQQQQQQPQPPHFQSPGAAPQGGGGGDSNPNPPPQCSFDLTPYKTAEHHKDICLTVTTSTIQVEHLASS is encoded by the exons ATGGAAGAATCTCACTTCAATTCTAACCCGTACTTCTGGCCTTCTATCCCCACAGTCTCAGGACAG attgagAACACGATGTTCATCAACAAGATGAAGGATCAGCTGCTGCCAGAGAAGGGCTGTGGGCTGGCTCCACCCCACTACCCCACCCTGCTGACAGTGCCTGCCTCAGTGTCCCTGCCCTCAGGCATCAGTATGGACACAGAGTCCAAGTCAGACCAGCTGACCCCACATAGCCAGGCGTCCGTTACCCAGAATATCACCGTGGTCCCTGTGCCGTCTACAGGACTGATGACTGCTG GTCCTGGTTTGGTAATCACGTCCCCCTCAGGCTCCCTTGTGACCACAGCTTCATCAGCTCAGACCTTCCCCATTTCGGCTCCCATGATTGTCTCAGCTCTTCCCCCTGGCTCACAAGCCCTGCAGGTGGTCCCTGACCTCTCCAAGAAGGTAGCATCAACCCTAACAGAGGAAGGAGgcggaggtggtggtggaggtggcaATGTGGCTCCTAAGCCCCCTCGGGGCCGGAAGAAGAAGCGGATGCTGGAATCAGGGCTGCCTGAGATGAATGATCCTTATGTCCTCTCCCCTGAGGATGATGATGACCATCAGAAAGACGGCAAAACCTATAG GAGCGAAGGGAACTGCGGCACAGGAAATGGACAGAGCCTTGGGCTCATGGATTCAGTCCCCGGCTCCACCAccaacttgctgtgtgaccctgg GTGCCGGATGTGCTCCCTGACATTCTACTCAAAGTCGGAGATGCAGATCCACTCCAAGTCACACACCGAGACCAAGCCCCACAAGTGCCCGCACTGCTCCAAGACCTTCGCCAACAGCTCCTATCTGGCCCAGCACATCCGAATCCACTCAGGGGCCAAGCCCTACAGCTGTAACTTCTGTGAGAAATCCTTCCGCCAGCTCTCCCACCTCCAGCAGCACACCCG GATCCACTccaagatgcacacggagaccaTCAAGCCCCACAAGTGCCCGCACTGCTCCAAGACCTTCGCCAACACCTCCTACCTGGCCCAGCACCTCCGAATCCACTCGGGGGCCAAGCCCTACAACTGTTCCTACTGCCAGAAGGCCTTCCGCCAGCTCTCCCACCTCCAGCAGCACACACG AATCCACACCGGTGACAGACCATACAAATGTGCACATCCAGGCTGTGAGAAAGCCTTCACACAGCTGTCCAATCTGCAG TCCCACAGACGGCAGCACAACAAAGATAAACCCTTCAAGTGCCACAACTGTCACCGGGCGTACACGGACGCAGCCTCCCTAGAGGTGCACCTGTCTACGCATACGGTGAAGCATGCCAAGGTGTACACCTGTACTATCTGTAGTCGGGCATATACATCG GAAACGTACCTTATGAAACATATGCGCAAACACAACCCTCCCGATCTCCAGCAACAAGTGCAGGCagcggcagcagcggcagcagtggcccaggcccaggcccaggcccaggcccaggctcaggcccaggcccaggcccaggcccaggcccaggctcaggctcaggctcaagctcaggcccaggcccaggcctccCAAGcatcacagcagcagcagcagcaacagccaCAGCCACCACACTTCCAGTCCCCTGGGGCAGccccccagggtgggggtggcggggacAGCaaccccaaccctccaccccaGTGTTCCTTTGACCTGACACCCTATAAGACGGCGGAGCATCATAAGGACATCTGCCTCACTGTCACCACCAGCACCATCCAGGTGGAGCACCTGGCCAGCTCGTAG
- the ZNF384 gene encoding zinc finger protein 384 isoform X4, giving the protein MEESHFNSNPYFWPSIPTVSGQIENTMFINKMKDQLLPEKGCGLAPPHYPTLLTVPASVSLPSGISMDTESKSDQLTPHSQASVTQNITVVPVPSTGLMTAGPGLVITSPSGSLVTTASSAQTFPISAPMIVSALPPGSQALQVVPDLSKKVASTLTEEGGGGGGGGGNVAPKPPRGRKKKRMLESGLPEMNDPYVLSPEDDDDHQKDGKTYRCRMCSLTFYSKSEMQIHSKSHTETKPHKCPHCSKTFANSSYLAQHIRIHSGAKPYSCNFCEKSFRQLSHLQQHTRIHSKMHTETIKPHKCPHCSKTFANTSYLAQHLRIHSGAKPYNCSYCQKAFRQLSHLQQHTRIHTGDRPYKCAHPGCEKAFTQLSNLQSHRRQHNKDKPFKCHNCHRAYTDAASLEVHLSTHTVKHAKVYTCTICSRAYTSETYLMKHMRKHNPPDLQQQVQAAAAAAAVAQAQAQAQAQAQAQAQAQAQAQAQAQAQAQAQAQASQASQQQQQQQPQPPHFQSPGAAPQGGGGGDSNPNPPPQCSFDLTPYKTAEHHKDICLTVTTSTIQVEHLASS; this is encoded by the exons ATGGAAGAATCTCACTTCAATTCTAACCCGTACTTCTGGCCTTCTATCCCCACAGTCTCAGGACAG attgagAACACGATGTTCATCAACAAGATGAAGGATCAGCTGCTGCCAGAGAAGGGCTGTGGGCTGGCTCCACCCCACTACCCCACCCTGCTGACAGTGCCTGCCTCAGTGTCCCTGCCCTCAGGCATCAGTATGGACACAGAGTCCAAGTCAGACCAGCTGACCCCACATAGCCAGGCGTCCGTTACCCAGAATATCACCGTGGTCCCTGTGCCGTCTACAGGACTGATGACTGCTG GTCCTGGTTTGGTAATCACGTCCCCCTCAGGCTCCCTTGTGACCACAGCTTCATCAGCTCAGACCTTCCCCATTTCGGCTCCCATGATTGTCTCAGCTCTTCCCCCTGGCTCACAAGCCCTGCAGGTGGTCCCTGACCTCTCCAAGAAGGTAGCATCAACCCTAACAGAGGAAGGAGgcggaggtggtggtggaggtggcaATGTGGCTCCTAAGCCCCCTCGGGGCCGGAAGAAGAAGCGGATGCTGGAATCAGGGCTGCCTGAGATGAATGATCCTTATGTCCTCTCCCCTGAGGATGATGATGACCATCAGAAAGACGGCAAAACCTATAG GTGCCGGATGTGCTCCCTGACATTCTACTCAAAGTCGGAGATGCAGATCCACTCCAAGTCACACACCGAGACCAAGCCCCACAAGTGCCCGCACTGCTCCAAGACCTTCGCCAACAGCTCCTATCTGGCCCAGCACATCCGAATCCACTCAGGGGCCAAGCCCTACAGCTGTAACTTCTGTGAGAAATCCTTCCGCCAGCTCTCCCACCTCCAGCAGCACACCCG GATCCACTccaagatgcacacggagaccaTCAAGCCCCACAAGTGCCCGCACTGCTCCAAGACCTTCGCCAACACCTCCTACCTGGCCCAGCACCTCCGAATCCACTCGGGGGCCAAGCCCTACAACTGTTCCTACTGCCAGAAGGCCTTCCGCCAGCTCTCCCACCTCCAGCAGCACACACG AATCCACACCGGTGACAGACCATACAAATGTGCACATCCAGGCTGTGAGAAAGCCTTCACACAGCTGTCCAATCTGCAG TCCCACAGACGGCAGCACAACAAAGATAAACCCTTCAAGTGCCACAACTGTCACCGGGCGTACACGGACGCAGCCTCCCTAGAGGTGCACCTGTCTACGCATACGGTGAAGCATGCCAAGGTGTACACCTGTACTATCTGTAGTCGGGCATATACATCG GAAACGTACCTTATGAAACATATGCGCAAACACAACCCTCCCGATCTCCAGCAACAAGTGCAGGCagcggcagcagcggcagcagtggcccaggcccaggcccaggcccaggcccaggctcaggcccaggcccaggcccaggcccaggcccaggctcaggctcaggctcaagctcaggcccaggcccaggcctccCAAGcatcacagcagcagcagcagcaacagccaCAGCCACCACACTTCCAGTCCCCTGGGGCAGccccccagggtgggggtggcggggacAGCaaccccaaccctccaccccaGTGTTCCTTTGACCTGACACCCTATAAGACGGCGGAGCATCATAAGGACATCTGCCTCACTGTCACCACCAGCACCATCCAGGTGGAGCACCTGGCCAGCTCGTAG